GAGCTTCTTCGGGAAATTCTACGGAAATTTGATTGTAGGCCTCTTCAGCCTTCTCCATAGCTTCTCTAAAATCTTTTTCCATAGGAGTGTCGAGTAATTGCTCGGGAATATGGTATCCTAGCTTTGTTGTGAGTAATTGGCGCTCTTGAGTAAGTATTCTATGTCTTTGGAGATCTCTATAAGCTCCAAAATCAGCAGTAATATCAAATCCAAATTCCAAACATTCTAATCCCCGAGGAGATTTGTGACGGCGATTTTCTCTTGAGGAAGATCCAGCTTCTAAAACGCGAATAAGATCTTCCTTAGGCATCGCCTTGCAAATATTAATAAGCTCTTCGAAGGTATGCTCTGAATAAGGAAAAAGGAATCCCGCAGCTACTTTATAAATTCCCTCAGGATCTCCATAAACCAAACGCACTCCTGTTTGTTTAGATGGTGAAGAACCTTCACTAAACTTCTCTGCCAAACTTGTGAGCTGCTCTTTTAGAGTCTGCCGGTAACCCAACATAGCTTGATGATGGTGATGATGAGATTCAGCGCGGCTGACAAAAGAAGGAATTATCTTCATCAACTCTGTCAAAGAATTTTCACCAATCTGTCGTATTTCTGTAAGATTGTGTCCTTGAATTTTGTGTAACAGTGTTTGCCAAAACCTTCCGTTACCGAAGAATCCCAAGTTCGTTAACGTTGCTGCAGGAAGTAGACCTCGTAAACAATCCAAAACCTTAGCTCTTAAAGAAATGGTATAAGCGGATTGAGAAACCTCGGCTTCCTTAGGATAGATCTTTTCAAAATATGCACGCACTTTGGGAATTAAATCTGTATACGTGTCGAATAAAGAATCGCATGTGCCCAAAAACACATCTTTAAAGGCCGAGGTCATCAAAATGGGATCGCGGTAGTATAAATACTCCCCTTTTACCTTTTGATCGAAATAAACGTATCTAGAGGACTTTTCTAAAGGAGAGCCTCCAATGCGTGCATCTTCTAATATTTTTGCAGCGAGCATAGAAACGCTTTCCATAGCAAGGTGTGCTCCACCCAACTCCCCTATAGAATCATCTCCAAATCCATCAAGAACGCGTCTATAAAAATCC
The Chlamydia caviae GPIC genome window above contains:
- a CDS encoding FAD-dependent thymidylate synthase, yielding MLSRDDEFSSEQKRSLSHFVTNLETNIFALKNLPEVVKGALFSKYSRSTLGLRSLLLKEFLEGEGGDFLDDSGVDFEVGIHKAADFYRRVLDGFGDDSIGELGGAHLAMESVSMLAAKILEDARIGGSPLEKSSRYVYFDQKVKGEYLYYRDPILMTSAFKDVFLGTCDSLFDTYTDLIPKVRAYFEKIYPKEAEVSQSAYTISLRAKVLDCLRGLLPAATLTNLGFFGNGRFWQTLLHKIQGHNLTEIRQIGENSLTELMKIIPSFVSRAESHHHHHQAMLGYRQTLKEQLTSLAEKFSEGSSPSKQTGVRLVYGDPEGIYKVAAGFLFPYSEHTFEELINICKAMPKEDLIRVLEAGSSSRENRRHKSPRGLECLEFGFDITADFGAYRDLQRHRILTQERQLLTTKLGYHIPEQLLDTPMEKDFREAMEKAEEAYNQISVEFPEEAQYVVPLAYNIRWFFHINGRALQWLCELRSQIQGHENYRRIAIDMAKEVINFDPTYETFFKFVDYSECDLGRLKQESRKRSS